The following are from one region of the Vidua chalybeata isolate OUT-0048 chromosome 12, bVidCha1 merged haplotype, whole genome shotgun sequence genome:
- the LOC128794109 gene encoding histone H1.10 — translation MSVDLEETDLPLAEAEEAPLSPEKKAAAKKAKGGGGASLSPSKKRKNNKKKNQPGKYSQLVVETIRKLGERNGSSLAKIYNEAKKVAWFDQQNGRTYLKYSIKALVQNDTLLQVKGTGANGSFKLNRKKLEGGGEGGAGNSAHKSLKKATVSSTRRAEKPAAKTKKPEKKSHKKGAGGAAAKKDKGKAKKATKKGAASPGGKKVKKSAKPKALKSRKA, via the coding sequence ATGTCGGTAGACCTAGAAGAAACCGATCTGCCCCTGGCCGAAGCAGAGGAGGCGCCGCTCTCCCCGGAGAAGAAAGCGGCTGCTAAGAAGGCGAAAGGAGGCGGCGGCGCCTCGTTGTCGCCATCgaagaaaaggaagaacaacAAGAAGAAGAACCAGCCGGGCAAATACAGCCAGCTAGTGGTGGAGACGATCCGCAAGCTGGGCGAGCGCAATGGCTCCTCGCTGGCCAAGATCTATAACGAGGCCAAGAAAGTGGCTTGGTTCGACCAGCAGAACGGCAGGACTTACCTGAAGTACTCAATCAAGGCACTGGTACAGAACGACACGCTGCTCCAGGTCAAGGGCACCGGCGCCAACGGCTCCTTCAAGCTCAACAGGAAGAAACTGGAaggcggcggggaggggggcgCGGGCAACAGCGCCCACAAGTCCCTCAAGAAGGCGACGGTCTCCTCGACCCGGCGGGCGGAGAAGCCGGCGGCCAAGACCAAGAAGCCCGAAAAGAAATCGCACAAGAAGGGAGCCGGCGGCGCGGCTGCGAAGAAGGACAAGGGCAAAGCCAAGAAGGCCACCAAGAAGGGAGCCGCGTCCCCCGGGGGCAAGAAGGTGAAGAAGTCGGCAAAGCCCAAGGCGCTCAAGAGCCGGAAGGCATGA
- the LOC128794254 gene encoding histone H2A type 2-B has translation MSGRGKSGGKARAKAKSRSSRAGLQFPVGRVHRLLRKGNYAERVGAGAPVYLAAVLEYLSAEILELAGNAARDNKKTRIIPRHLQLAIRNDEELNKLLGGVTIAQGGVLPNIQAVLLPKKTQSSKK, from the coding sequence ATGTCGGGCCGGGGGAAGTCCGGCGGAAAGGCGCGGGCCAAGGCCAAGTCGCGCTCGTCGCGGGCCGGGCTGCAGTTCCCCGTGGGGCGGGTGCACCGGCTGCTGCGAAAGGGTAACTACGCGGAGCGGGTGGGCGCCGGGGCGCCGGTGTACCTGGCGGCCGTGCTGGAGTATCTGTCGGCTGAGATCCTGGAGCTGGCGGGCAACGCGGCCCGCGACAACAAGAAGACGCGCATCATCCCGCGGCACCTGCAGCTCGCCATCCGCAACGACGAGGAGCTCAACAAGCTGCTGGGCGGCGTGACCATCGCCCAGGGCGGCGTCCTGCCCAACATCCAGGCCGTGCTGCTGCCCAAGAAGACGCAGAGCTCCAAGAAGTGA